The Erigeron canadensis isolate Cc75 chromosome 4, C_canadensis_v1, whole genome shotgun sequence genome window below encodes:
- the LOC122598066 gene encoding F-box/FBD/LRR-repeat protein At1g13570-like isoform X1 gives MRRCCSVRGGCRRGPIGGPAGRRVHDKSKASKFISEDVISTLPDNVITNILDHLPIQNAVGTSMLSKNWRFKWTTMLSQLVFDEDFFENLAESYHGRIIISRILLLHKHAITKFSINIEDEDYFEDIGNWVMFLSQKGIEEFALRNASAEVLILPTHLFSCQKLKHLRLEDCCFPLVSGSYGFPNLLSLKLFLVRDAGDKCGEFLKQSPLLEILEITGNSLEGLSILQLLGLFPKLRELTLDSSMCKVERMEDFSSGALPSSGVHPSIAGQLQLQKVVFKNLQDTENELRVITAILTCFPLLKKMDVFFEAHLEESNKFSKLQQAYPKVKIVLHED, from the exons ATGTTGTAGCGTTCGCGGTGGGTGTCGTAGAGGACCAATCGGCGGACCAGCCGGCAGGAGAGTGCATGATAAAAGTAAAGCATCCAAGTTTATATCAGAAGATGTGATCAGCACCTTGCCAGATAATGTGATAACTAATATTCTCGATCATTTGCCTATCCAAAATGCAGTGGGGACTAGTATGCTGTCGAAAAACTGGAGGTTTAAATGGACAACCATGCTCAGCCAACTCGTATTTGACGAAGATTTCTTTGAGAATTTAGCGGAAAGTTATCATGGGAGGATTATTATAAGTAGGATTCTTCTTCTGCACAAACATGCAATAACCAAGTTTTCCATCAATATAGAAGACGAAGATTATTTTGAGGATATTGGTAATTGGGTTATGTTCTTGTCTCAAAAAGGAATTGAGGAGTTCGCTCTTCGAAATGCATCTGCTGAAGTACTTATTTTGCCTACCCATCTTTTCTCTTGTCAAAAGCTTAAGCATTTGAGGCTTGAAGATTGTTGTTTTCCTCTGGTGTCTGGTTCTTATGGTTTTCCAAACCTATTGAGCTTAAAATTGTTTCTGGTAAGAGATGCTGGTGACAAATGTGGGGAATTTCTCAAACAAAGTCCATTACTTGAGATTCTGGAAATTACCGGTAATAGTCTTGAAGGTTTAAGTATCCTTCAACTTTTGGGGCTTTTTCCAAAACTTCGGGAGCTTACTCTAGATTCTTCGATGTGCAAG GTTGAGCGAATGGAAGACTTCTCATCAGGTGCACTTCCGTCTTCAGGGGTACACCCCTCGATAGCTGGGCAGCTACAACTTCAGAAAGTGGTGTTCAAAAATTTACAAGACACGGAGAATGAATTACGTGTGATAACGGCAATACTTACTTGTTTCCCCTTGCTAAAGAAGATGGATGTGTTTTTTGAAGCTCATTTAGAAGAatcaaacaagttttcgaaGCTCCAGCAAGCCTACCCCAAAGTCAAAATTGTTCTCCACGAAGATTAG
- the LOC122598066 gene encoding F-box/FBD/LRR-repeat protein At1g13570-like isoform X2, producing MRRCCSVRGGCRRGPIGGPAGRRVHDKMGTSMLSKNWRFKWTTMLSQLVFDEDFFENLAESYHGRIIISRILLLHKHAITKFSINIEDEDYFEDIGNWVMFLSQKGIEEFALRNASAEVLILPTHLFSCQKLKHLRLEDCCFPLVSGSYGFPNLLSLKLFLVRDAGDKCGEFLKQSPLLEILEITGNSLEGLSILQLLGLFPKLRELTLDSSMCKVERMEDFSSGALPSSGVHPSIAGQLQLQKVVFKNLQDTENELRVITAILTCFPLLKKMDVFFEAHLEESNKFSKLQQAYPKVKIVLHED from the exons ATGTTGTAGCGTTCGCGGTGGGTGTCGTAGAGGACCAATCGGCGGACCAGCCGGCAGGAGAGTGCATGATAAAA TGGGGACTAGTATGCTGTCGAAAAACTGGAGGTTTAAATGGACAACCATGCTCAGCCAACTCGTATTTGACGAAGATTTCTTTGAGAATTTAGCGGAAAGTTATCATGGGAGGATTATTATAAGTAGGATTCTTCTTCTGCACAAACATGCAATAACCAAGTTTTCCATCAATATAGAAGACGAAGATTATTTTGAGGATATTGGTAATTGGGTTATGTTCTTGTCTCAAAAAGGAATTGAGGAGTTCGCTCTTCGAAATGCATCTGCTGAAGTACTTATTTTGCCTACCCATCTTTTCTCTTGTCAAAAGCTTAAGCATTTGAGGCTTGAAGATTGTTGTTTTCCTCTGGTGTCTGGTTCTTATGGTTTTCCAAACCTATTGAGCTTAAAATTGTTTCTGGTAAGAGATGCTGGTGACAAATGTGGGGAATTTCTCAAACAAAGTCCATTACTTGAGATTCTGGAAATTACCGGTAATAGTCTTGAAGGTTTAAGTATCCTTCAACTTTTGGGGCTTTTTCCAAAACTTCGGGAGCTTACTCTAGATTCTTCGATGTGCAAG GTTGAGCGAATGGAAGACTTCTCATCAGGTGCACTTCCGTCTTCAGGGGTACACCCCTCGATAGCTGGGCAGCTACAACTTCAGAAAGTGGTGTTCAAAAATTTACAAGACACGGAGAATGAATTACGTGTGATAACGGCAATACTTACTTGTTTCCCCTTGCTAAAGAAGATGGATGTGTTTTTTGAAGCTCATTTAGAAGAatcaaacaagttttcgaaGCTCCAGCAAGCCTACCCCAAAGTCAAAATTGTTCTCCACGAAGATTAG